A genome region from Caretta caretta isolate rCarCar2 chromosome 22, rCarCar1.hap1, whole genome shotgun sequence includes the following:
- the IL10RA gene encoding interleukin-10 receptor subunit alpha isoform X2: MAPGFSALTVGVVVSLCLQIYGESLSQPGKVQFVADIFNYVLHWTPGVNYSRDTLYEVEYKLYGKSPWMAVPDCTGISGHSCNLTYQMMDTQPSSPRYYARVRAVSGNRTSLWARTNAFSPKEATLRLSDVSLSVRDNTIHVSVQQLILKVGNKTVSYKDIQKYGRQYRTYVRRASDNLQVQVETREEFDIPMLLWGEEYCIRVELCVLSRPVASNMTKEKCVAIPKEDESTGIISVGVGIFLLVFSATLLLGTLLLCAYIKQPVRTPGILKSLLKPSGSEHEHFPFGARDVVVCLDEESVQQLSMCQKDPMQHSSTDSGSSPAQQPPDKGCVFLTFPDDCERRLEPEGLARGDSSCNSTDSGICLQDSSSGLSRFWGSESQDYKRQLPGSDDSGISLVWRPPCLTHSASSRDYTSVDEGQDQREREHDSSPPARGLSQEAVEFRGYLKQPKGTIERQQDKTEGQLPTQSPGRTDVTLEMGCSEPALAKGYLKQASPELTCGNTDTVLAGESGFLGFTSRLECSGSSLLNYGALGISVPLKSLPELPKAPFALDIFNTDLLGTLPLISSLHSNERLCLEIDSRSLLGADCKDSRR, translated from the exons GTGAGAGTCTGTCCCAACCAGGCAAAGTGCAATTTGTTGCTGACATCTTCAACTATGTCCTGCACTGGACGCCCGGAGTGAACTACTCCCGTGACACGTTGTATGAAGTGGAATATAAGCT GTATGGTAAGTCTCCCTGGATGGCTGTCCCAGACTGCACTGGGATCTCTGGGCACTCCTGCAATCTGACCTACCAGATGATGGACACTCAACCATCTTCTCCCCGCTACTATGCAAGAGTTAGGGCAGTATCTGGAAACCGCACCTCTCTCTGGGCCAGGACGAACGCTTTTTCCCCAAAAGAAG CTACTCTGCGTCTATCAGATGTGAGTCTGTCTGTGAGAGACAACACCATCCACGTGAGCGTGCAGCAGCTGATCCTGAAAGTGGGGAACAAAACGGTCTCATACAAAGACATACAAAAGTATGGTAGACAATACAGAACGTATGTCAGGAGGGCGTCAGACAATCTCCAG GTACAGGTGGAGACCAGAGAAGAGTTTGACATCCCCATGCTCCTGTGGGGCGAGGAGTACTGCATCCGTGTAGAGCTATGTGTCCTCTCCAGGCCAGTCGCCTCCAACATGACCAAGGAGAAGTGTGTCGCGATCCCCAAGGAGGACG AGAGCACGGGGATTATATCTGTCGGCGTTGGCATCTTCCTCCTCGTTTTCTCAGCCACTCTTCTCCTGGGCACTCTTCTACTCTGTGCATACATAAAGCAACCCGTCAGGACACCAGGCATATTG AAATCTCTCCTAAAACCCTCTGGGTCAGAGCATGAGCACTTCCCCTTCGGGGCCAGGGACGTGGTTGTGTGCTTGGATGAGGAGTCAGTCCAGCAACTCTCCATGTGCCAAAAGGACCCCATGCAACACAGCAGCACAGACAGCGGCTCCAGCCCTGCACAACAGCCACCAGACAAGGGCTGCGTGTTCCTGACCTTCCCTGATGACTGTGAACGCCGGCTGGAGCCGGAAGGCCTAGCACGGGGGGACAGCAGTTGCAACAGCACCGACAGCGGCATTTGCCTACAAGACTCTTCCTCTGGCCTGAGCCGGTTCTGGGGCTCAGAGAGCCAGGACTACAAAAGACAGCTGCCAGGGAGTGACGATAGTGGCATAAGCCTGGTGTGGCGTCCCCCGTGCCTGACACACTCCGCCAGCAGCAGGGACTATACATCTGTGGATGAGGGGCAGGACCAGCGTGAAAGAGAGCATGACTCTTCCCCGCCGGCCAGGGGGCTCAGCCAGGAGGCTGTGGAGTTTCGTGGGTACCTGAAGCAGCCGAAGGGTACCATAGAGAGGCAGCAGGACAAAACTGAGGGACAGCTTCCCACACAAAGCCCTGGCAGGACCGATGTCACGCTGGAGATGGGTTGCTCTGAGCCTGCCCTAGCCAAAGGCTACTTGAAGCAGGCATCCCCAGAGCTCACCTGCGGCAATACAGACACGGTGCTCGCTGGGGAGTCAGGCTTCCTGGGCTTTACAAGCAGGCTGGAGTGCAGCGGCTCGAGTCTGCTCAACTACGGGGCGCTGGGCATTTCTGTGCCCTTGAAATCCCTCCCTGAGCTCCCCAAGGCGCCCTTTGCATTGGACATCTTCAACACAGACCTGCTGGGCACCCTGCCTCTCATCTCCAGCTTACATTCAAATGAGCGACTCTGCCTGGAAATCGACTCTCGGAGCCTGCTGGGGGCTGACTGCAAGGACAGTCGCCGATag
- the IL10RA gene encoding interleukin-10 receptor subunit alpha isoform X1 produces MAPGFSALTVGVVVSLCLQIYGESLSQPGKVQFVADIFNYVLHWTPGVNYSRDTLYEVEYKLYGKSPWMAVPDCTGISGHSCNLTYQMMDTQPSSPRYYARVRAVSGNRTSLWARTNAFSPKEATLRLSDVSLSVRDNTIHVSVQQLILKVGNKTVSYKDIQKYGRQYRTYVRRASDNLQQVQVETREEFDIPMLLWGEEYCIRVELCVLSRPVASNMTKEKCVAIPKEDESTGIISVGVGIFLLVFSATLLLGTLLLCAYIKQPVRTPGILKSLLKPSGSEHEHFPFGARDVVVCLDEESVQQLSMCQKDPMQHSSTDSGSSPAQQPPDKGCVFLTFPDDCERRLEPEGLARGDSSCNSTDSGICLQDSSSGLSRFWGSESQDYKRQLPGSDDSGISLVWRPPCLTHSASSRDYTSVDEGQDQREREHDSSPPARGLSQEAVEFRGYLKQPKGTIERQQDKTEGQLPTQSPGRTDVTLEMGCSEPALAKGYLKQASPELTCGNTDTVLAGESGFLGFTSRLECSGSSLLNYGALGISVPLKSLPELPKAPFALDIFNTDLLGTLPLISSLHSNERLCLEIDSRSLLGADCKDSRR; encoded by the exons GTGAGAGTCTGTCCCAACCAGGCAAAGTGCAATTTGTTGCTGACATCTTCAACTATGTCCTGCACTGGACGCCCGGAGTGAACTACTCCCGTGACACGTTGTATGAAGTGGAATATAAGCT GTATGGTAAGTCTCCCTGGATGGCTGTCCCAGACTGCACTGGGATCTCTGGGCACTCCTGCAATCTGACCTACCAGATGATGGACACTCAACCATCTTCTCCCCGCTACTATGCAAGAGTTAGGGCAGTATCTGGAAACCGCACCTCTCTCTGGGCCAGGACGAACGCTTTTTCCCCAAAAGAAG CTACTCTGCGTCTATCAGATGTGAGTCTGTCTGTGAGAGACAACACCATCCACGTGAGCGTGCAGCAGCTGATCCTGAAAGTGGGGAACAAAACGGTCTCATACAAAGACATACAAAAGTATGGTAGACAATACAGAACGTATGTCAGGAGGGCGTCAGACAATCTCCAG CAGGTACAGGTGGAGACCAGAGAAGAGTTTGACATCCCCATGCTCCTGTGGGGCGAGGAGTACTGCATCCGTGTAGAGCTATGTGTCCTCTCCAGGCCAGTCGCCTCCAACATGACCAAGGAGAAGTGTGTCGCGATCCCCAAGGAGGACG AGAGCACGGGGATTATATCTGTCGGCGTTGGCATCTTCCTCCTCGTTTTCTCAGCCACTCTTCTCCTGGGCACTCTTCTACTCTGTGCATACATAAAGCAACCCGTCAGGACACCAGGCATATTG AAATCTCTCCTAAAACCCTCTGGGTCAGAGCATGAGCACTTCCCCTTCGGGGCCAGGGACGTGGTTGTGTGCTTGGATGAGGAGTCAGTCCAGCAACTCTCCATGTGCCAAAAGGACCCCATGCAACACAGCAGCACAGACAGCGGCTCCAGCCCTGCACAACAGCCACCAGACAAGGGCTGCGTGTTCCTGACCTTCCCTGATGACTGTGAACGCCGGCTGGAGCCGGAAGGCCTAGCACGGGGGGACAGCAGTTGCAACAGCACCGACAGCGGCATTTGCCTACAAGACTCTTCCTCTGGCCTGAGCCGGTTCTGGGGCTCAGAGAGCCAGGACTACAAAAGACAGCTGCCAGGGAGTGACGATAGTGGCATAAGCCTGGTGTGGCGTCCCCCGTGCCTGACACACTCCGCCAGCAGCAGGGACTATACATCTGTGGATGAGGGGCAGGACCAGCGTGAAAGAGAGCATGACTCTTCCCCGCCGGCCAGGGGGCTCAGCCAGGAGGCTGTGGAGTTTCGTGGGTACCTGAAGCAGCCGAAGGGTACCATAGAGAGGCAGCAGGACAAAACTGAGGGACAGCTTCCCACACAAAGCCCTGGCAGGACCGATGTCACGCTGGAGATGGGTTGCTCTGAGCCTGCCCTAGCCAAAGGCTACTTGAAGCAGGCATCCCCAGAGCTCACCTGCGGCAATACAGACACGGTGCTCGCTGGGGAGTCAGGCTTCCTGGGCTTTACAAGCAGGCTGGAGTGCAGCGGCTCGAGTCTGCTCAACTACGGGGCGCTGGGCATTTCTGTGCCCTTGAAATCCCTCCCTGAGCTCCCCAAGGCGCCCTTTGCATTGGACATCTTCAACACAGACCTGCTGGGCACCCTGCCTCTCATCTCCAGCTTACATTCAAATGAGCGACTCTGCCTGGAAATCGACTCTCGGAGCCTGCTGGGGGCTGACTGCAAGGACAGTCGCCGATag